Part of the Leifsonia soli genome is shown below.
AACGCCGAGATGCACGCGCGCTTCGACGAGGTGCACCCGGAGCTCCCCGACATCCGCACCGTCTGGCAGCTGCACCTCGGCGACCTGGACAAGCTGGCCGCCGCGGGCGTCGGCGTGCCCGACGAGGAGATCGAGCGTCGCCGCCGCATCGCCAAGGGTTCCGACATCGGCACGCTGATCTACACCTCCGGCTCGACCGGACGGCCGAAGGGATGCGTCCTCACCCACTCGAACTTCGTCGAGCTCTCGCGCAACTCGGCCGAGGCGCTCAAGCAGGTCGTGCAGCAGCCGGGCGGCGCATCCACTCTGCTCTTCATCACCACCGCGCACGTCTTCGCGCGCTTCATCGCCGTTCTCTGCGTCACCGGCGGTGTGAAGGTCGGCCACCAGGCCGACACCAAGCAGCTGCTGCCCGCGCTGGGCAGCTTCAAGCCCACGTTCCTGCTGGCCGTGCCGCGGGTCTTCGAGAAGGTCTACAACTCGGCGGAGCAGAAGGCGGAGTCCGCGGGCCGCGGCAAGATCTTCCGCGCCGCCGCCGAGGTCGCCGTCGAGCACTCGAAGGCCGTCGAGGCCGGTTCGGTGCCCTTCGGGCTGAAGCTCAAGTTCGCGCTGTACGACCGCCTGGTCTACTCCAAGCTCCGCGCCGCGATGGGCGGCCGCGTGAAGTTCGCCGTGTCCGGCTCCGCCCCGCTGGGGTCGCACCTCGGCCACTTCTATCACAGCCTGGGAATCAAGGTCCTCGAGGGATACGGTCTCACCGAGACCACGGCGCCCGCCACCGTGAACAGGCCGGACTCCTTCCGCATCGGCACGGTCGGCCCGGCGCTGCCCGGCGTCGACCTGCGTCTCGCGGACGACGGCGAGATCGAGGTGCGCGGCATCAACGTCTTCAAGGAGTACTGGAAGAACCCGGAGGCGACCGCGGCCGCGTTCGACGACGGCTGGTTCCGCACCGGCGACCTCGGCGCGTTC
Proteins encoded:
- a CDS encoding AMP-binding protein codes for the protein MKEILTPAIVPADPDANATDLLVDRVAQTPDQPLFSLPDGDGWRDITTAEFHRQVIALAKGLVAAGIQPGDKIGLMSKTRYEWTLIDFAVWFAGAVLVPIYETSSPTQIQWNMSDSGAIAVFLENAEMHARFDEVHPELPDIRTVWQLHLGDLDKLAAAGVGVPDEEIERRRRIAKGSDIGTLIYTSGSTGRPKGCVLTHSNFVELSRNSAEALKQVVQQPGGASTLLFITTAHVFARFIAVLCVTGGVKVGHQADTKQLLPALGSFKPTFLLAVPRVFEKVYNSAEQKAESAGRGKIFRAAAEVAVEHSKAVEAGSVPFGLKLKFALYDRLVYSKLRAAMGGRVKFAVSGSAPLGSHLGHFYHSLGIKVLEGYGLTETTAPATVNRPDSFRIGTVGPALPGVDLRLADDGEIEVRGINVFKEYWKNPEATAAAFDDGWFRTGDLGAFDDDGFLTITGRKKEIIVTAGGKNVSPAALEDPIRSNPLVSQVIVVGDQKPFISALITLDTEMLPTWLANNGEDKDMTLAEASVNPAVHAEIQRAIDHANAGVSRAESVRKFVVLATELSEASGHLTPKMSIKRNVILADFADVIDGIYSDNPRTEGFSLAH